One window of the Chitinimonas sp. BJYL2 genome contains the following:
- a CDS encoding LysR family transcriptional regulator: MRLSLDALIVLDAIDRKGSFAAAASELHRVPSAVTYTIQKLEQDLDVLIFDRSGHRARLTPAGQELLREGRPLLDAAAALEARVKRVATGWEPELRIAVGDLIDFERLLDAVHAFDQVGGATRLRFIHEGYGGTWDALYTGRADMAIGAPDDAPPGGGFKSFLLGSVEFVLAVAPTHPLAQVPQPIPMQLVRSHRAISVSDSSRSLPPRTSGLLTGQPTLSVSSQRDKVAAQLAGLGVGFLPVRIAAPHIADGSLVALEVEEGKPTAKLHVAWPTKARGNALRWFLDHLDSEAVRRALCAGHGAS, encoded by the coding sequence ATGCGCCTATCGCTCGATGCCCTGATCGTCCTGGATGCCATCGACCGCAAGGGCAGCTTTGCCGCAGCGGCGAGCGAGCTGCATCGCGTGCCCTCTGCCGTGACCTACACGATCCAGAAGCTGGAGCAGGATCTGGATGTGCTGATCTTTGATCGCAGCGGCCATCGGGCACGCCTCACCCCGGCGGGTCAGGAGCTGCTGCGCGAAGGCCGTCCCCTGCTCGACGCGGCCGCAGCGCTGGAGGCGCGCGTCAAACGCGTCGCCACGGGCTGGGAACCCGAGCTACGGATTGCAGTGGGTGACCTGATCGATTTTGAACGCCTGCTGGATGCCGTCCACGCATTCGACCAGGTTGGCGGCGCAACCCGGCTGCGCTTCATCCACGAAGGTTACGGCGGCACCTGGGACGCGCTGTATACGGGCCGTGCCGACATGGCCATCGGTGCGCCGGACGATGCGCCTCCCGGTGGCGGATTCAAGAGCTTTCTGCTCGGCAGCGTCGAGTTTGTGCTGGCTGTCGCGCCCACACATCCTCTGGCGCAAGTACCTCAGCCCATCCCCATGCAACTTGTGCGCAGCCACCGCGCGATCAGTGTGAGTGACAGTTCACGCAGCCTGCCGCCACGGACATCGGGCTTGTTGACTGGCCAACCCACGCTCAGCGTCTCCTCTCAGCGGGACAAAGTAGCCGCGCAGCTGGCGGGGCTTGGCGTGGGGTTTCTACCAGTACGCATCGCCGCACCCCATATTGCAGATGGCAGCCTGGTGGCGCTGGAAGTGGAAGAAGGCAAACCCACCGCCAAGCTTCATGTCGCCTGGCCCACCAAAGCCCGCGGGAACGCCTTGCGCTGGTTTCTCGACCACCTGGATAGCGAAGCGGTGCGCCGGGCGCTTTGCGCAGGGCATGGCGCCTCGTGA
- a CDS encoding phasin family protein, translating into MFAASEFAVLGQAQLEKSIRFSNIALAGAERFVALQLDVVREVLSEQGSTVKALTEVKDLQSLIALQQQLAQPAVDKAVSVAKSVYEVSSKTQAELGAFVEDQMVEFNKGLVTSLDKAVKQAPAGSEIVVSSMKTAVAAAASAYDTVTKTAKKVTADFAEASVAAAETSAKAASNAAKAPTRKAAAA; encoded by the coding sequence ATGTTCGCCGCTTCCGAATTCGCTGTGCTGGGCCAAGCCCAACTTGAAAAATCGATCCGTTTTTCCAATATCGCGCTGGCTGGTGCCGAACGCTTTGTTGCCCTGCAACTGGATGTGGTTCGTGAAGTCCTGTCCGAGCAAGGCTCGACCGTGAAGGCACTGACCGAAGTCAAGGATCTCCAGAGCCTGATCGCCCTGCAGCAGCAACTGGCTCAGCCCGCCGTCGACAAGGCCGTCTCGGTTGCCAAGAGCGTTTATGAAGTCTCCAGCAAGACGCAGGCTGAACTGGGTGCCTTTGTTGAAGACCAGATGGTTGAATTCAACAAGGGTCTGGTGACCTCGCTTGACAAGGCAGTGAAGCAAGCACCGGCCGGTTCCGAGATCGTTGTGTCCAGCATGAAGACGGCTGTTGCTGCCGCTGCTTCGGCTTACGACACCGTGACCAAGACTGCCAAGAAGGTGACGGCCGATTTCGCTGAAGCCAGCGTAGCTGCTGCTGAAACGTCGGCCAAGGCAGCTTCCAATGCAGCCAAGGCACCGACGCGCAAGGCTGCTGCAGCCTGA
- a CDS encoding HDOD domain-containing protein, producing the protein MEEKIYTLISQQGGVWLAKTEDGQPALLVPDPGLALPMMVCDARHPVMAVLDGDAEIDGEHWLAYRWAPGVPLSRRIEQGAMPLLAAVRLTLRLLDGATHARLVGLALGTIDADRVVMVTDEQPLLAAALPVGAPVGSPIEAFGGLLFQLLTGVFPHPDANGERPALRKYLPEVDVRLETLIEGALDDAHVPRFDNLLAFRNALSDYLSDLQAVDVAAEAADDPAFHLRRQLEGADGFPALSRAIGAISRVSDSDTEKLQVLASIILRDFSLTNKVLRLANSVTYGQFGGGISTISRAVMVLGLNTIKGLALTSVLIEHLQDHPRGDDLRDEVVRAFLASLIARKIAERCGYREPEEARVAGMFHLLGRLLALCYFPTESDRIDEAIRSGERESVAVPRELGASYEALGMSVARSWNLPGKLVSSLADEDPKPRTPRTDGDWLRLFANAGKRLTQATLAEPEPERVRAFLTVRDGYGPALQFAERDFRSAVDEASREALREAAIFGMESQGSGVLARLRKLAGLPTVGGPKPASVDEPPPVPSSPTVVEPVAATAPAATAPATTEPRPDVIEALATCVQDVTETLVGEFRLNDLLRMILETLYRSLGADRVVLATRSVQRNAIVGRFGFGTEIDDFLTRFRVPLDEGADVFRVSLSQNADILIEDIDNLAIRDRIPAWFRQIGAGRTFLLLPVVIDRRVVGLFYADCDKPGSFRLAQRELALCKTLRNQAILAIRQKTPGGPG; encoded by the coding sequence ATGGAAGAGAAGATCTACACCCTGATCAGCCAGCAAGGTGGTGTCTGGCTGGCAAAAACAGAAGATGGCCAGCCCGCATTGCTGGTGCCCGATCCCGGTCTGGCCTTGCCGATGATGGTGTGCGATGCGCGGCACCCCGTCATGGCTGTGCTTGATGGTGATGCCGAGATCGACGGCGAGCACTGGCTGGCCTATCGCTGGGCGCCCGGTGTCCCCCTTAGCCGTCGTATCGAGCAGGGCGCAATGCCCCTGCTTGCAGCTGTCCGGCTGACGCTCAGGCTGTTGGATGGCGCCACCCATGCGCGCCTTGTTGGCTTGGCCTTGGGCACGATTGATGCCGATCGTGTCGTGATGGTGACGGACGAGCAGCCCTTGCTTGCTGCGGCACTGCCAGTGGGTGCACCGGTAGGCAGCCCGATTGAGGCCTTTGGCGGCTTGCTGTTCCAGTTGCTCACGGGTGTTTTCCCGCATCCGGATGCCAATGGCGAGCGCCCCGCCTTGCGCAAGTACCTGCCCGAGGTGGACGTGCGTCTGGAAACCCTGATCGAAGGGGCGCTGGACGATGCGCATGTGCCGCGTTTCGATAACCTGCTGGCCTTTCGCAATGCCCTCAGCGACTATCTTTCCGACCTGCAAGCGGTGGATGTGGCGGCCGAAGCTGCCGATGACCCGGCATTCCACCTGCGCCGCCAGCTTGAAGGCGCAGACGGGTTTCCCGCCTTGTCCCGCGCCATTGGTGCGATCAGCCGGGTGAGTGATAGTGATACCGAAAAGCTGCAGGTGCTGGCCTCCATCATCCTGCGCGACTTCTCGCTGACCAACAAGGTGCTCAGGCTCGCTAACTCAGTCACTTACGGTCAGTTTGGCGGCGGCATCAGCACGATCTCGCGTGCGGTTATGGTATTGGGCCTCAACACCATCAAAGGTCTGGCCCTCACGTCCGTATTGATCGAGCATCTGCAAGATCACCCTCGTGGCGATGATTTGCGTGACGAGGTGGTCCGCGCTTTTCTGGCCAGCCTTATCGCCCGCAAGATTGCCGAGCGCTGCGGTTATCGCGAGCCCGAAGAGGCCCGTGTGGCAGGGATGTTCCATCTATTGGGCCGGTTATTGGCGCTCTGTTACTTCCCGACTGAATCCGACCGGATAGACGAGGCGATCCGATCGGGCGAGCGAGAGAGTGTGGCCGTGCCGCGTGAGCTGGGTGCCAGTTACGAGGCGCTGGGCATGAGCGTGGCGCGCAGCTGGAACCTGCCCGGCAAACTGGTCAGCAGCCTGGCCGACGAAGACCCCAAGCCGCGTACCCCTCGTACTGATGGCGATTGGCTGCGCTTGTTTGCCAATGCGGGCAAACGCCTGACGCAAGCCACCCTGGCTGAGCCCGAACCGGAACGTGTACGCGCCTTTCTTACCGTGCGCGACGGCTATGGACCTGCGCTGCAGTTTGCCGAGCGCGACTTTCGTTCTGCCGTTGATGAAGCCAGCCGCGAGGCGCTGCGCGAGGCCGCAATTTTCGGCATGGAGTCGCAAGGGAGCGGTGTGCTCGCACGCCTCCGTAAACTCGCCGGACTACCCACCGTGGGTGGCCCCAAGCCTGCATCCGTTGATGAACCGCCTCCCGTGCCGTCGTCGCCGACGGTGGTTGAGCCTGTGGCGGCTACGGCGCCTGCAGCTACCGCGCCAGCCACAACTGAACCGCGCCCCGACGTAATAGAAGCGCTGGCAACCTGCGTGCAGGACGTGACCGAGACGCTGGTTGGCGAGTTTCGCCTCAATGACCTCCTCCGGATGATTCTGGAAACCCTGTACCGGAGCCTGGGAGCGGATCGTGTCGTGCTGGCTACCCGCAGCGTGCAGCGCAATGCCATCGTTGGCCGCTTTGGCTTTGGCACGGAGATCGATGATTTCCTGACCCGTTTTCGCGTGCCGCTGGATGAGGGAGCAGATGTATTCCGGGTTTCCCTGTCACAGAATGCGGACATCCTGATCGAGGATATCGACAATCTGGCGATCCGTGATCGCATCCCCGCCTGGTTCCGCCAAATCGGCGCGGGCCGTACCTTCCTGCTCTTGCCCGTGGTCATTGACCGTCGGGTTGTCGGTCTGTTCTATGCAGATTGCGACAAGCCCGGCAGTTTTCGTCTGGCGCAGCGGGAGTTGGCCTTGTGCAAGACCCTGCGTAATCAGGCCATACTGGCGATCCGGCAGAAAACCCCTGGCGGGCCAGGGTAA
- the scpB gene encoding SMC-Scp complex subunit ScpB, with product MPDSLHDRQYMQTVIETALLVASEPLGLHDLKKLFAEEVRAELLHELLDAIQQAWTGRGVELVKLASGWRFRARLEFQPYLDRLAPEKPPRYSRAVMETLAIIAYKGPLTRGEIEEIRGVAVSTQIVKTLEERGWIEVVGHRDTPGRPGLYASTRAFLDDLGLKSRSELPALSELGQLVVPGAE from the coding sequence ATGCCTGATAGCCTCCACGACCGGCAGTACATGCAGACCGTGATCGAAACGGCCTTGCTCGTTGCCTCAGAGCCGCTGGGCCTGCACGATCTCAAGAAACTGTTTGCCGAGGAAGTGCGTGCCGAGTTGCTGCACGAGCTGCTCGACGCAATCCAGCAGGCCTGGACGGGCAGGGGGGTCGAGCTGGTCAAGCTGGCTTCGGGCTGGCGGTTCCGGGCAAGGTTGGAGTTCCAGCCCTATCTGGATCGGCTTGCGCCCGAAAAGCCCCCCCGCTATTCCCGTGCAGTCATGGAAACATTGGCGATCATTGCTTACAAGGGCCCCCTGACCCGTGGCGAGATCGAGGAGATTCGTGGCGTCGCAGTCTCAACCCAGATCGTGAAGACGCTGGAAGAGCGTGGCTGGATCGAGGTGGTGGGGCATCGCGATACGCCGGGTCGCCCAGGCTTGTACGCGAGCACCCGGGCGTTTCTGGATGATCTGGGACTCAAGAGCCGCAGCGAGCTACCGGCTTTGTCCGAGCTGGGGCAGCTTGTCGTGCCGGGCGCCGAGTAG
- a CDS encoding ScpA family protein, which translates to MNLPVEPLARVFGEAVTELPPDLYIPPDALRVMLERFEGPLDLLLYLIRKQNLDILDIPMAAVTRQYMDYVEAMRVQRLELAAEYLLMAALLIEIKSRMLLPRAPTATEDDGHDPRAELVRRLLEYEQMKLAAFELDQLPVAGRDFSWVSVWFDREMVVRLPEVSPADLKQAWMGLIARAKHHKHHTVKPDELSVREQMSSILKQLADGRHLEFTTLFDTTRGVGMLVVSFIAVLELTKEGLIAVTQLEPYQPIYVQLAGHAAAH; encoded by the coding sequence ATGAACCTGCCGGTCGAGCCGCTGGCGCGGGTGTTCGGCGAGGCGGTGACCGAGCTGCCGCCCGACCTCTACATCCCGCCCGATGCGCTGCGGGTAATGCTGGAGCGCTTTGAAGGCCCGCTCGACCTGCTGCTGTATCTGATCCGCAAGCAGAACCTCGATATCCTCGATATCCCCATGGCGGCCGTTACGCGCCAGTACATGGATTACGTCGAAGCCATGCGGGTGCAGCGGCTGGAGCTGGCGGCCGAATACCTGCTGATGGCCGCGCTACTGATCGAGATCAAATCGCGTATGTTGCTGCCACGCGCACCCACGGCGACCGAGGACGATGGCCACGATCCGCGCGCCGAGCTGGTGCGGCGTCTGCTCGAGTACGAGCAGATGAAACTGGCTGCTTTCGAGCTCGATCAGCTGCCCGTGGCGGGCCGTGATTTCAGCTGGGTCAGTGTCTGGTTTGATCGCGAGATGGTCGTGCGCTTGCCTGAGGTGTCACCGGCCGATCTGAAACAGGCCTGGATGGGGCTGATTGCGCGCGCCAAGCACCACAAGCATCACACTGTCAAACCGGACGAGCTCAGCGTGCGCGAGCAGATGAGCAGTATCCTCAAGCAGCTCGCCGATGGCCGTCATCTTGAGTTCACCACACTCTTCGATACCACGCGCGGTGTCGGCATGCTGGTCGTGAGCTTCATTGCGGTGCTGGAGCTGACCAAGGAAGGCCTGATTGCGGTCACCCAGCTCGAACCTTACCAACCCATCTACGTGCAGCTGGCCGGCCACGCTGCCGCTCACTAA
- a CDS encoding hemolysin family protein produces the protein MEIAFLFGLIVLNGLFAMSEIALVTARRARLQLQAEAGDVGAAAAIKLGENPTRFLSTVQIGITSIGVLSGIVGEAALAGPFSLWLISVGMDAEVATLLALVLVVVCITYIAIVVGELVPKRIGQVYPEPIARLVSRPMQWLATLTKPFVRLLAASTDVILKSLGVREQSNTVTQEEIHAMLAEGSESGVIEQHEHEMVRNVFRLDDRQIGSLMTPRSEIVYLDTDDDRRVNLEKIADTDHSRYPVCHGGLDEVLGIATAKQILGQTLRGKEADFSAHLQPVVYVPETLTGMELLENFRQTAVQMALVIDEYGEIQGLVTLQDLLEAITGEFKPADIEDAWAVQRDDGSWLLDGLIPVPELKDRLGLRDVPEEDKGRYHTLAGMLMLLLGRLPQTADKLDWGGWIFEVVDMDGKRIDKVLASRDPSADTELEPGEPGLD, from the coding sequence ATGGAAATCGCTTTTCTTTTCGGACTGATCGTACTCAATGGCTTGTTTGCCATGTCCGAAATCGCACTGGTCACCGCGCGCCGTGCCCGCCTGCAACTACAGGCCGAGGCCGGCGATGTCGGCGCCGCTGCCGCCATCAAGCTCGGTGAAAATCCGACCCGTTTTCTTTCTACAGTCCAGATCGGCATCACGTCGATCGGCGTGCTCTCCGGTATCGTGGGTGAAGCCGCACTGGCTGGCCCTTTCTCGCTCTGGTTGATCAGTGTCGGCATGGATGCCGAGGTTGCAACGCTGCTGGCGCTGGTGCTGGTGGTGGTGTGCATTACCTATATCGCCATCGTGGTTGGCGAGCTGGTGCCCAAGCGCATCGGTCAGGTCTATCCCGAGCCGATTGCCCGCCTGGTTTCGCGCCCCATGCAATGGTTGGCCACGCTGACCAAGCCGTTCGTGCGCCTGCTGGCTGCCTCGACCGATGTCATTCTCAAGAGCCTGGGCGTGCGTGAGCAATCGAACACCGTGACCCAGGAAGAGATCCACGCCATGCTCGCCGAGGGCTCGGAGTCGGGCGTGATCGAACAGCATGAGCACGAGATGGTGCGCAACGTGTTCCGTCTTGACGATCGCCAGATCGGTTCGCTGATGACACCACGATCTGAAATCGTCTATCTGGATACCGATGATGATCGCCGCGTCAATCTGGAGAAGATTGCCGACACGGATCACTCGCGCTACCCGGTGTGCCATGGTGGCCTGGATGAAGTGCTGGGGATCGCCACGGCCAAACAGATTCTGGGCCAGACGCTGCGCGGCAAGGAAGCGGACTTCTCGGCTCATTTGCAGCCCGTTGTCTATGTGCCCGAAACCCTCACCGGCATGGAACTGCTGGAAAACTTCCGCCAGACCGCCGTGCAGATGGCGCTGGTGATCGACGAGTATGGCGAGATCCAGGGCTTGGTCACGCTGCAAGACTTGCTCGAAGCGATTACCGGCGAGTTCAAGCCGGCCGATATCGAAGACGCCTGGGCGGTCCAGCGCGACGACGGCAGCTGGCTGCTGGATGGCCTGATCCCGGTACCCGAACTCAAGGATCGCCTGGGTTTGCGCGATGTGCCAGAGGAAGACAAAGGCCGCTACCATACGCTGGCCGGCATGCTCATGCTTTTGCTCGGCCGTCTGCCGCAGACAGCCGACAAGCTCGACTGGGGCGGCTGGATCTTCGAAGTGGTGGATATGGACGGCAAGCGTATCGACAAGGTACTCGCCAGCCGTGACCCGTCGGCTGACACCGAGCTGGAGCCCGGCGAGCCCGGCCTCGACTGA
- a CDS encoding MarC family protein has translation MNTDLIEFIKSILLVLTALIPIINPPGASPIFLTYTHGSSEQDRRIIAKKVAINSFFMLLGAMFVGTYLLKFFGISLAVVKVGGGIVVAAAGWRLLNVEDHSLEQKPEVPAGAVSNLRRAFFPLTFPFTIGPGSISIAITLGVTLRSRGGIDALNVAGGLIGIVLVCFTVYFCYRYAHRLLEWLGENGLTVFLRLTAFILLCIGVQIIWNGASELLHGLLVGV, from the coding sequence ATGAACACTGATCTCATTGAATTCATCAAAAGTATCCTGCTGGTGCTGACGGCGCTGATCCCCATCATCAATCCGCCGGGTGCCTCGCCGATTTTCCTGACCTACACCCACGGCAGCAGCGAGCAGGATCGCCGCATCATTGCCAAGAAGGTCGCCATCAACAGCTTCTTCATGCTGCTGGGGGCCATGTTCGTGGGCACCTATCTGCTCAAGTTCTTTGGCATTTCGCTGGCTGTCGTGAAGGTGGGTGGCGGTATCGTGGTGGCTGCAGCGGGTTGGCGCCTGCTCAATGTCGAGGACCATAGCCTGGAACAGAAGCCCGAGGTGCCTGCCGGTGCCGTCAGTAACCTGCGCCGGGCGTTCTTCCCGCTGACCTTCCCGTTCACCATCGGCCCAGGTTCCATCTCGATTGCAATTACGCTGGGCGTTACGCTGCGTTCGCGTGGCGGGATTGATGCGCTCAATGTGGCCGGTGGCCTGATCGGCATCGTGCTGGTCTGTTTTACCGTCTATTTCTGCTACCGCTACGCTCATCGCTTGCTTGAATGGCTGGGCGAAAACGGCCTCACGGTGTTCCTGCGGCTCACGGCCTTCATTCTGCTTTGCATCGGTGTGCAGATCATCTGGAACGGCGCGTCCGAACTGCTACATGGATTGCTTGTTGGGGTTTGA
- a CDS encoding ATP-binding protein codes for MKSRSLRYRLIVLQLAVLAPLWLLMALLAYRETLVEVDEMFDSQLEQVAATLFQLDLSQIQAAIDAPAFQQFNDDDAFVAQIWTEQGEILLKGESAPLIPFEPAPARLAYLHLAEGDWRVLRVHDKTSRRWLAVARPLHEREELAASLAAGLAGPWVVSLTLMVGLLWWAVGRGLAPLAELSRQVAGRRPDDLAPLAVRATPQEAAPLLAEINLLLARVSTALDNERRFTADASHELRTPLAAIRAQVEVAQGEVDPARRQQALQHAIQGIERASRLTSQLLTLARLDHLAGLDDLQRLDLHALVRSVLADASSAALQQHVDLALEGDGGLVTGSEGLLRLAIRNLVDNAVAHSPAGGQVLARVETRTQGVSLTVCDAGPGVPDAVLAKLGERFFRAGSERPGSGLGLSIVRRVAALHGATLQFSNTGGLRVSLLFPAEPHSGSF; via the coding sequence ATGAAATCACGCAGCCTGCGTTATCGGTTGATTGTGCTGCAACTGGCCGTGCTGGCGCCGCTATGGCTGCTGATGGCCTTGTTGGCCTACCGGGAAACCCTGGTCGAAGTGGACGAGATGTTCGATTCGCAGCTGGAGCAAGTGGCGGCGACCTTGTTCCAGCTGGATCTGTCGCAGATTCAAGCGGCGATTGATGCGCCGGCTTTCCAGCAGTTCAACGACGATGATGCTTTTGTGGCCCAGATCTGGACCGAGCAGGGAGAGATCCTGCTCAAGGGGGAGTCCGCACCGCTGATTCCTTTCGAACCTGCACCGGCACGTCTGGCTTACCTGCATCTCGCCGAGGGTGACTGGCGGGTATTGCGTGTGCACGACAAGACCAGTCGCCGCTGGCTGGCGGTGGCGCGACCCCTGCATGAACGTGAAGAACTGGCAGCCAGCCTGGCTGCGGGGCTGGCCGGGCCCTGGGTGGTGTCGCTCACCTTGATGGTTGGGCTGCTGTGGTGGGCTGTGGGGCGTGGCTTGGCACCCTTGGCCGAGTTGTCGCGCCAGGTGGCTGGCCGCCGCCCCGACGATCTGGCCCCGCTGGCGGTGCGGGCAACCCCGCAGGAAGCGGCACCGCTGCTTGCCGAGATCAATCTCTTGCTGGCTCGCGTGAGTACGGCGCTGGATAACGAACGCCGTTTCACGGCGGATGCCTCGCATGAATTGCGCACTCCGCTGGCGGCAATCCGAGCCCAGGTCGAGGTGGCGCAAGGGGAGGTAGACCCGGCACGGCGCCAGCAGGCGCTTCAGCATGCCATCCAGGGTATCGAGCGGGCGAGCCGGCTGACCAGCCAGTTGCTGACACTGGCCCGGCTGGATCATTTGGCGGGTCTGGATGATCTGCAGCGTCTCGATCTTCATGCCTTGGTGCGGTCGGTGCTGGCGGACGCCAGCAGCGCAGCACTGCAGCAGCATGTCGACCTGGCACTGGAAGGCGATGGGGGACTGGTCACCGGATCAGAGGGCTTGCTGAGGCTGGCCATCCGGAATCTGGTGGACAACGCGGTGGCGCATTCGCCGGCAGGCGGCCAGGTTCTGGCGCGGGTGGAAACCAGGACACAGGGTGTCAGCCTCACCGTGTGTGATGCCGGCCCAGGTGTGCCGGACGCCGTGCTGGCTAAGCTGGGCGAGCGATTCTTCCGTGCCGGGAGCGAGCGGCCCGGCAGCGGCCTGGGGCTCTCCATCGTAAGGCGTGTAGCGGCCCTGCACGGTGCGACGCTGCAGTTCTCCAATACCGGGGGGCTGCGTGTTTCACTGCTGTTTCCGGCGGAACCGCATTCCGGGTCCTTTTGA
- a CDS encoding response regulator transcription factor produces MRILLVEDDRLLGDGLRAGLIQAGYVVDWVQDGAAAELALNTHRFSAVVLDWNLPRADGLTVLRRVRQRGDATPVLMLTARDSIEDRVTGLDGGADDYLVKPVAMAELAARLRALIRRSSGVSEAVFRFGDLALDPARRQVSVGERSVELSVREFDVLALLIGQPERPLGREQIEEALYGWGEEVESNAIEVHIHHLRKKLGNDWIKTLRGVGYLLNPEKR; encoded by the coding sequence ATGCGTATCCTGCTGGTAGAAGACGACCGATTGCTGGGCGATGGCCTGCGTGCAGGCCTGATCCAGGCCGGCTATGTAGTGGATTGGGTGCAGGATGGTGCCGCCGCCGAGCTGGCGCTCAATACCCACCGTTTTTCTGCGGTGGTACTCGACTGGAACCTGCCGCGCGCCGATGGCCTGACCGTGTTGCGCCGCGTTCGGCAGCGCGGTGATGCCACCCCGGTGCTGATGTTGACCGCGCGGGACAGCATCGAAGACCGGGTGACTGGCCTCGATGGTGGTGCGGATGATTATCTGGTCAAACCCGTCGCCATGGCTGAACTGGCTGCGCGGCTGCGCGCCCTGATCCGGCGTAGTAGCGGGGTGAGCGAGGCGGTTTTCCGTTTTGGCGATCTGGCGCTCGATCCGGCGCGGCGGCAGGTGAGCGTGGGTGAGCGTAGCGTGGAGTTGTCGGTACGCGAGTTCGATGTGCTTGCCTTGCTGATCGGCCAGCCCGAGCGTCCGCTGGGCCGCGAGCAGATCGAGGAAGCCCTGTATGGCTGGGGTGAAGAAGTCGAGAGCAATGCCATCGAGGTGCATATCCACCATTTGCGCAAAAAACTCGGTAACGACTGGATCAAGACCCTGCGTGGTGTGGGTTATCTGCTGAACCCGGAGAAGCGATGA
- a CDS encoding cytochrome b/b6 domain-containing protein — MNAVSPTARVAVWDPLVRLTHWTVALLVLGNFLNEDGETWHRYAGYTVVALVLIRLVWGWVGPGHARLWTELPTPQRITAYVSALWQGKAPRYLGHNPLGMLMMLALWSVLLGLGLTGWLMGTDMFWGEEWVEEIHEALANSLMVLVPLHVLAAIMASLHERDNLIAAMVHGKKSVSNDHVAAP; from the coding sequence ATGAACGCCGTCTCCCCGACTGCGCGCGTGGCGGTGTGGGACCCGCTGGTCCGCCTGACGCACTGGACGGTTGCCTTGCTGGTGCTGGGCAACTTTCTCAATGAGGACGGCGAAACCTGGCATCGCTATGCGGGCTACACCGTGGTCGCACTGGTGCTGATCCGGCTGGTATGGGGTTGGGTGGGGCCCGGTCACGCGCGCCTGTGGACAGAACTGCCTACGCCACAGCGGATAACGGCCTATGTTTCGGCCCTATGGCAGGGCAAGGCGCCGCGTTATCTGGGCCACAACCCGCTGGGCATGTTGATGATGCTGGCCCTGTGGAGCGTGCTGCTGGGTCTTGGCCTCACTGGCTGGCTCATGGGTACGGACATGTTCTGGGGCGAGGAGTGGGTGGAGGAAATCCATGAGGCATTGGCCAACAGCCTGATGGTCCTGGTGCCCCTGCATGTGCTGGCCGCCATCATGGCCAGCCTGCATGAGCGCGACAACCTGATTGCCGCCATGGTGCACGGCAAAAAAAGCGTCAGCAACGACCATGTGGCAGCCCCATGA
- a CDS encoding PepSY domain-containing protein: MKTLIACLLTTFSAAALASPVCTSEPKDRWQAPEQFQQKLKADGYQIKKFKVLDHCYEIYGHDKAGRKVEIYFDPVKGLPVKQRIES; encoded by the coding sequence ATGAAGACCCTGATCGCCTGTCTGCTGACTACCTTCTCCGCCGCCGCGCTAGCGTCGCCCGTTTGCACTTCGGAACCCAAGGACCGCTGGCAAGCGCCCGAGCAGTTCCAGCAAAAGCTCAAGGCCGATGGCTACCAGATTAAGAAGTTCAAGGTGCTGGACCACTGCTACGAGATCTATGGCCACGACAAGGCTGGCCGCAAGGTTGAAATCTACTTCGATCCGGTCAAGGGCCTGCCGGTCAAGCAGCGCATCGAATCATGA